The Candidatus Margulisiibacteriota bacterium genomic interval GGAGCGGATCATTGCTGGCGCAGATGACCTGTATATTAGCAGGAAAATTTTGGCCGAACTAGCCAATGTGCTGTCCACGCCAAAATTCAAAACCAGTCCGGTGGAAATCGAATATTTTATCAGCGCTGTGGAAGAAATCGCCCACAAAACGCCAAGCAAAATCAAAGTAAAAAATGTCTGCCGTGACAAAGCGGATGATAAAATCCTGGAATGTGCTCTAGCCACTCAAGCTGATTACATTATCACCGGTGACACAGACCTGTTAGTTTTAGAGCAATACAAACGCACGCGTATTGTAACGCCGAACGCTTATTTGAATTTAAATTAAAAACCA includes:
- a CDS encoding putative toxin-antitoxin system toxin component, PIN family, with the protein product MKLVLDTNIFISAFYWGGKPRQVLERIIAGADDLYISRKILAELANVLSTPKFKTSPVEIEYFISAVEEIAHKTPSKIKVKNVCRDKADDKILECALATQADYIITGDTDLLVLEQYKRTRIVTPNAYLNLN